One genomic window of Azospirillaceae bacterium includes the following:
- a CDS encoding FAD-dependent monooxygenase, whose product MEKARITIVGGGIGGLTTAIALLGKGFDVTVLEAAPAFAEIGAGVTLSPNAMKGYLYLGLSETIAAAGVEPSRQRIQHWSDGRVLRAVDRGNMRDKHGAPYVYIHRADLHAILVDEARCKGGTLLTNARVVGTDGPVAVLEDGRRAEGDILIGADGVKSAVRQAFETAPAHFTGHIAWRALVPVTEALTDLVQWPGVHIGPQRMIVRYPVRNATILNMVFFARQDGWTEDGWTIRAQRSDLEQVFAGWCPEVQTMIASVREDALYKWAINARKPLPTWVAGDNVALLGDAAHGMTPFMGQGAACAIEDAIVLARALAASDTAGEGLRRYEAARHERATFIQQESNANADRMQVEDAELFGLKAVRNEDSLGLFDYDCATVPV is encoded by the coding sequence ATGGAAAAGGCGCGGATTACCATCGTTGGGGGCGGCATTGGCGGGCTGACGACAGCCATTGCGCTGCTGGGCAAGGGCTTCGACGTCACGGTGCTGGAGGCGGCCCCGGCGTTCGCGGAAATCGGCGCCGGCGTCACCCTGTCGCCCAACGCCATGAAGGGCTATCTGTACCTGGGCCTGTCGGAAACCATCGCGGCGGCCGGCGTGGAACCCTCGCGCCAGCGCATCCAGCATTGGTCCGACGGCCGGGTGCTGCGCGCGGTGGACCGCGGCAACATGCGCGACAAGCACGGCGCCCCTTACGTCTACATCCACCGCGCCGACCTGCACGCCATCCTGGTGGATGAGGCGCGGTGCAAGGGCGGCACCCTGCTGACCAACGCCCGCGTGGTCGGCACCGACGGCCCGGTCGCGGTGCTGGAGGACGGCCGTCGGGCCGAGGGCGACATCCTGATCGGCGCCGACGGCGTGAAGTCCGCCGTCCGTCAGGCGTTCGAGACGGCCCCGGCCCATTTCACCGGCCACATCGCCTGGCGCGCCCTGGTGCCGGTGACCGAGGCGCTGACCGACCTGGTGCAGTGGCCGGGCGTCCACATCGGCCCGCAGCGCATGATCGTGCGCTACCCCGTGCGCAATGCCACCATCCTGAACATGGTGTTCTTCGCCCGCCAGGACGGCTGGACGGAGGATGGCTGGACCATCCGCGCCCAGCGGTCGGATCTGGAGCAGGTGTTCGCCGGCTGGTGTCCGGAGGTGCAAACCATGATCGCGTCGGTGCGCGAGGACGCGCTGTACAAGTGGGCGATCAATGCCCGCAAGCCGCTGCCCACCTGGGTGGCCGGCGACAATGTGGCCCTGCTGGGCGACGCCGCCCACGGCATGACGCCCTTCATGGGCCAGGGTGCGGCCTGCGCCATCGAGGACGCCATCGTCCTGGCCCGCGCCCTGGCCGCCAGCGACACCGCCGGCGAAGGCCTGCGCCGATATGAGGCGGCGCGGCATGAGCGCGCCACCTTCATCCAGCAAGAATCCAACGCCAACGCCGACCGCATGCAGGTGGAGGACGCGGAACTGTTCGGGCTGAAGGCCGTCCGCAATGAGGATAGCCTGGGCTTGTTCGACTACGATTGTGCCACGGTTCCCGTCTGA
- a CDS encoding aldo/keto reductase encodes MEHRELGRSGLKVPPLCFGGNVFGWTADEARSFALLDALVEAGLNFIDTADVYSRWVPGHTGGESETIIGRWLAKRGRRDDVVIATKVGMDMGEGKTGLSARRIRQAVDESLARLNTDYIDLYQSHSDDQGTPLEETLGAYDALIKAGKVRAIGASNYSAARLSQALEVSAANGLPRYETLQPLYNLVERPAFEGELEQVCLTRKVGVIPFFSLASGFLTGKYRSKEDAAGKARARHVEKYLNDHGFRVVAALDTVGARHGAKPAAVALAWLMAKPAITAPIASATSVEQLADLVAATRLTLDTDAIAELDAASAPA; translated from the coding sequence ATGGAACATCGCGAACTGGGCCGCTCGGGCCTGAAGGTCCCGCCCCTCTGCTTCGGCGGCAACGTCTTCGGCTGGACGGCGGACGAGGCCCGGTCCTTCGCCCTGCTTGACGCGCTGGTGGAGGCGGGGTTGAATTTCATCGACACGGCGGATGTCTATTCCCGCTGGGTTCCCGGCCACACTGGCGGGGAGTCGGAAACCATCATCGGCCGCTGGCTGGCCAAGCGCGGCCGGCGCGACGATGTCGTCATCGCCACCAAGGTCGGCATGGACATGGGCGAGGGCAAGACCGGCCTGTCCGCGCGCCGCATCCGCCAGGCGGTGGACGAATCCCTGGCGCGCCTCAACACCGATTACATCGACCTCTACCAGTCGCACAGCGATGACCAGGGCACGCCACTGGAGGAAACGCTGGGCGCCTATGACGCGCTGATCAAGGCGGGCAAGGTCCGCGCCATCGGCGCGTCCAACTACAGCGCGGCCCGCCTGTCCCAGGCGCTGGAGGTCAGCGCCGCCAACGGCCTGCCCCGCTATGAGACCTTGCAGCCGCTGTACAACCTGGTGGAACGGCCGGCCTTCGAAGGCGAGTTGGAACAGGTGTGTCTGACGCGGAAGGTGGGCGTCATCCCGTTCTTCTCGCTGGCCAGCGGCTTCCTCACCGGCAAGTACCGGTCTAAGGAGGATGCGGCCGGCAAGGCCCGCGCCCGGCATGTCGAGAAGTACTTGAACGATCACGGCTTCCGCGTGGTCGCGGCCCTGGACACGGTCGGCGCCCGGCATGGCGCCAAGCCCGCCGCCGTGGCCCTGGCCTGGCTGATGGCCAAGCCCGCCATCACCGCCCCCATCGCCAGCGCCACCAGCGTGGAACAACTGGCGGATCTGGTGGCGGCCACGCGCCTGACGCTGGATACCGACGCCATCGCGGAACTGGACGCCGCCAGCGCCCCGGCCTGA
- a CDS encoding aldehyde dehydrogenase family protein, producing the protein MPAPQPFDGLPVLPAVRDFLAERHGLLINGAWTPGAGDGIITDDPATGLTLAAVASGGVADIDAAVAAATRAFNGGWGRSLGPARARLMTRLARLIERDARLFTELEILDNGMPTFISALTINNVVEMFDYYAGWALRIEGVTTTPPAHVAAEAEALTYTVKEPVGVVGLIVPWNVPLSTLVLKLAPALAAGCTAVVKPAEETPLSALLLGRLIKEAGFPDGVVNIVNGPGEVVGAALAAHPKVDKISFTGSTEVGRKIVVAAAGNLKKVSLELGGKSPVVVMPDADLNLAIPGVAMATFFLQGQNCMAGTRIFVHKDIHDRLVEGMVAFSQTFKLGHGLDPTVQFGPLVSAGHAARVMGFVRRGQEQGASLVAGGVQPDRPGHFLPPTIFTDVKTDMSLFRDEIFGPVMAINKLDTTDIEEIADLANDSEYGLSGSVWTQSLSTAHKLASRIRSGQVSINCHGAIGNNIPFGGYRQSGWGREFGREGMDGYLETKAVTARL; encoded by the coding sequence ATGCCCGCCCCCCAGCCCTTCGACGGCTTGCCCGTCCTGCCGGCCGTCCGCGATTTCCTGGCCGAACGCCACGGCCTGCTGATCAACGGCGCCTGGACGCCGGGGGCGGGTGACGGCATCATCACCGACGATCCTGCCACCGGCCTGACCTTGGCGGCGGTGGCGTCCGGCGGGGTGGCGGACATCGACGCCGCGGTGGCGGCCGCCACCCGCGCTTTCAACGGCGGCTGGGGCCGCAGCCTGGGCCCGGCGCGCGCGCGCCTGATGACCCGCCTGGCCCGGTTGATCGAGCGTGACGCTCGCCTGTTCACCGAGCTGGAGATCCTGGACAACGGGATGCCCACCTTCATCTCCGCGCTGACCATCAACAACGTCGTGGAGATGTTCGACTACTACGCCGGCTGGGCCCTGCGCATTGAGGGCGTCACCACCACCCCGCCGGCCCATGTGGCGGCGGAGGCCGAGGCCCTGACCTACACGGTCAAGGAACCGGTGGGCGTGGTGGGCCTGATCGTGCCGTGGAACGTGCCCCTGTCCACCCTGGTGCTGAAGCTGGCCCCGGCCCTGGCCGCCGGCTGCACCGCCGTGGTCAAGCCGGCGGAGGAAACACCGCTATCCGCATTGCTGCTGGGCCGGCTGATCAAGGAGGCCGGGTTCCCCGACGGCGTCGTCAACATCGTCAACGGCCCGGGTGAGGTGGTGGGGGCCGCCCTGGCCGCCCACCCCAAGGTGGACAAGATCAGCTTCACCGGGTCGACCGAGGTGGGGCGCAAGATCGTGGTGGCCGCCGCCGGCAACCTGAAGAAGGTGTCGCTGGAACTGGGCGGCAAGTCGCCGGTGGTGGTGATGCCGGACGCCGACCTGAACCTGGCCATTCCCGGCGTGGCCATGGCCACCTTCTTCCTGCAGGGCCAGAACTGCATGGCCGGCACCCGTATCTTCGTCCACAAGGACATCCACGACCGGCTGGTGGAGGGCATGGTGGCCTTCAGCCAGACCTTCAAGCTGGGCCACGGCCTGGACCCCACCGTGCAGTTCGGCCCCCTGGTCAGCGCCGGCCATGCCGCCCGGGTCATGGGTTTCGTCAGGCGGGGCCAGGAACAGGGTGCCAGCCTGGTGGCCGGCGGCGTGCAGCCCGACCGGCCCGGCCACTTCCTGCCGCCCACCATCTTCACCGACGTGAAGACGGACATGAGCCTGTTCCGGGATGAGATCTTCGGGCCGGTCATGGCCATCAACAAGCTGGACACCACCGACATCGAGGAAATCGCCGATCTGGCCAACGACAGCGAATACGGCCTGTCGGGCAGCGTGTGGACCCAAAGCCTGTCCACCGCGCACAAGCTGGCGTCGCGCATCCGCTCCGGCCAGGTGTCCATCAACTGCCACGGCGCCATCGGCAACAACATCCCCTTCGGCGGCTATCGCCAGTCCGGCTGGGGGCGCGAGTTTGGCCGGGAAGGCATGGACGGCTATCTGGAGACCAAGGCCGTCACCGCGCGTTTGTGA
- a CDS encoding helix-turn-helix domain-containing protein, with amino-acid sequence MDKIRPVRAMLRVLDVLQVLNSRNGVTVTDVASAIDLPRTTAYRVLETLCSAGYAIRDTSDDRYRLTVLVRGLSDGFDDETWVADVAQPIVTQLGQKVIWPVSLSTNQGNSMLVRYTTDRNSPLALERYNAGVRLNLLNTAAGQTYLAFSPPAQREALLDIALGSDGQMEGAGRQRDLIEKILAHINKLGYAMNIRQYRGESSAAVPIFSGSTLLGCVGMRFMDKALPEATFRAKFLPELQHAAARIGEAYADWTDEFQADLKDAMPTRRWDWTLERRMEHVEH; translated from the coding sequence TTGGACAAGATCCGGCCTGTGCGCGCCATGCTGCGCGTGCTTGATGTTCTGCAAGTTTTGAACAGCCGCAACGGTGTCACCGTCACCGATGTGGCCAGCGCCATCGACCTTCCCCGCACCACGGCCTACCGGGTGCTGGAGACTTTATGCTCCGCCGGCTATGCCATTCGCGACACCTCCGACGACCGCTACCGCCTGACGGTGCTGGTCCGGGGCCTGTCGGACGGCTTCGATGACGAGACCTGGGTGGCCGACGTGGCCCAGCCCATCGTCACCCAGCTGGGCCAGAAGGTCATCTGGCCGGTGTCGCTCAGCACCAATCAGGGCAATTCCATGCTGGTCCGCTACACCACGGACCGCAACAGCCCGCTGGCGCTGGAACGCTACAACGCCGGCGTCCGGCTGAACCTGCTGAACACCGCCGCCGGCCAGACCTACCTGGCCTTCAGCCCGCCGGCCCAGCGCGAGGCCCTGCTGGACATCGCATTGGGTTCCGACGGGCAGATGGAAGGGGCCGGCCGCCAGCGCGACCTGATCGAGAAGATTTTGGCCCACATCAACAAGCTGGGCTACGCCATGAACATCCGGCAGTACCGGGGCGAATCCTCCGCCGCGGTGCCGATCTTCAGCGGCAGCACCCTGCTGGGCTGTGTCGGCATGCGCTTCATGGACAAGGCCCTGCCCGAGGCGACCTTCCGCGCCAAGTTCCTGCCGGAACTGCAGCACGCCGCCGCCCGCATCGGCGAGGCCTACGCGGATTGGACCGACGAGTTCCAGGCGGACCTGAAGGATGCCATGCCCACCCGGCGTTGGGATTGGACGCTGGAGCGCCGCATGGAGCATGTGGAGCACTAA
- a CDS encoding LysR substrate-binding domain-containing protein: MRRLPPLNALRVFEVAARTGSYAEAGAALGLTHGAVSRQIALLEAWLGQRLFVRTGRRMVPTQAARAFAEEVSLSFDRVVMAAEACGRPSARRILRVNAPTTFAMRWLIPRLERFHGERPDVEVVVTTATTVHGELRGGFDLAIRRGVAEQSLWPQYRAVHFLDEADTVIISPALLACLPLDQPADIAGHVLLGSETRPGDWTDWLERAGLPHRAEQRRRMFDHFFVTLQAVADGLGIGVGPLPVLQADLDSGRLLTPFPDITVSRTGYVALTPFDANKTPALTAFIDWLVAEGAGAATPGGISTAGD, encoded by the coding sequence ATGCGCCGCCTGCCGCCGCTCAATGCCCTGCGTGTCTTCGAGGTCGCGGCCCGGACCGGCAGTTATGCCGAGGCCGGCGCCGCGCTGGGCCTGACCCATGGCGCCGTCAGCCGGCAGATCGCCCTGCTGGAGGCCTGGCTGGGCCAGCGGCTGTTCGTGCGCACGGGACGGCGCATGGTGCCGACCCAGGCGGCCCGCGCCTTCGCGGAGGAGGTCAGCCTGTCCTTCGACCGCGTGGTCATGGCGGCGGAGGCCTGCGGGCGCCCGTCCGCACGGCGCATCCTACGCGTCAACGCCCCCACCACCTTCGCCATGCGCTGGCTGATCCCCCGCCTGGAACGCTTCCATGGCGAGCGCCCGGATGTGGAGGTGGTGGTGACCACCGCGACGACGGTCCATGGCGAACTGCGCGGCGGCTTCGACCTGGCCATCCGGCGCGGCGTGGCGGAACAGTCCCTGTGGCCGCAGTACCGGGCGGTGCATTTCCTGGATGAGGCCGACACCGTGATCATCAGCCCGGCCCTGTTGGCGTGCCTGCCGTTGGACCAGCCGGCCGATATCGCCGGCCACGTCCTGCTGGGTAGCGAGACGCGGCCGGGGGACTGGACCGATTGGCTGGAACGCGCCGGCCTGCCCCACCGCGCCGAACAGCGGCGGCGGATGTTCGACCATTTCTTCGTCACCCTTCAGGCCGTGGCCGACGGCCTGGGCATCGGCGTCGGCCCCCTGCCTGTCCTGCAAGCCGACCTGGACAGCGGGCGCCTACTAACCCCGTTCCCCGACATCACCGTATCCCGCACCGGCTACGTCGCCCTGACGCCCTTCGACGCCAACAAGACACCGGCGCTGACGGCCTTCATCGACTGGCTGGTGGCGGAAGGGGCGGGGGCCGCGACCCCCGGTGGTATTTCGACCGCCGGCGATTAG
- a CDS encoding DUF1330 domain-containing protein, with product MSPAALEAFLTEEDDTEVVMLNLIRFAPDGGRDRYLEYLGMAKPILARFGAKILFGGDGLPALTEGREQGWDTAVLVQYPRRSAFKDMVADPEYQIAFKVGVSAIADIVLQPLKPIDGLV from the coding sequence TTGTCCCCCGCCGCCCTGGAAGCGTTCCTGACCGAAGAGGACGATACCGAGGTCGTGATGTTGAACCTCATCCGGTTCGCGCCCGATGGCGGCCGGGACCGGTATCTGGAATATCTGGGCATGGCCAAGCCGATCCTGGCCCGGTTCGGCGCGAAGATCCTGTTCGGCGGCGATGGCCTTCCGGCGCTTACCGAAGGGCGGGAACAGGGATGGGATACCGCCGTGCTGGTTCAGTATCCCCGCCGCTCCGCGTTCAAGGACATGGTCGCCGATCCGGAATACCAGATCGCGTTCAAGGTCGGCGTATCGGCCATCGCCGACATCGTGCTGCAGCCCCTGAAGCCTATCGACGGCCTGGTTTGA
- a CDS encoding helix-turn-helix domain containing protein — MAADKRVKELRPLRADARRNRDAILRAAREVFETEGVLASLDAIAVRAGVGNATLYRNFPTREDLLAAVMEASIAIAMDEAERLGRELAPRDAFAGWLVWLTWQLRLWHDLPQCVAAASGTAESSMSPPVASLMAATEHLLERARDAGAAVDTVTASEVFELVTALSWAVDRFGDDETAARRRVEVATAGLFTPSRGA, encoded by the coding sequence ATGGCTGCTGATAAACGCGTGAAGGAACTCCGGCCCCTGCGCGCCGATGCCCGGCGGAACCGCGATGCCATCCTGCGGGCGGCGCGGGAGGTGTTTGAGACGGAGGGGGTGCTCGCGTCGCTGGACGCGATCGCCGTCCGCGCCGGGGTCGGGAACGCGACGCTTTACCGGAATTTCCCGACACGGGAGGATCTGCTCGCCGCCGTGATGGAGGCCAGCATCGCCATTGCAATGGATGAGGCGGAAAGGCTGGGTCGCGAGCTTGCGCCCCGTGACGCCTTTGCCGGATGGCTGGTGTGGTTGACCTGGCAGCTGCGGCTTTGGCACGATCTGCCCCAATGCGTCGCCGCCGCCAGCGGCACGGCGGAGTCGTCGATGAGCCCGCCGGTCGCATCCCTCATGGCCGCCACGGAACACCTGCTCGAACGGGCGCGGGACGCGGGTGCCGCCGTTGATACCGTCACGGCGAGCGAAGTGTTCGAGCTGGTGACGGCGCTGTCCTGGGCCGTCGACCGATTTGGCGATGATGAGACGGCCGCGCGCCGGCGTGTCGAGGTCGCGACCGCCGGGCTTTTCACACCGTCACGCGGCGCATAG
- a CDS encoding glycoside hydrolase family 31 protein → MDLKMVGSRKKTPFLRAALAGFVSALALTAAAKAEPITVLDRAGAWVSVEGYGPNVVRVTIATEKDEALKAPGYGLIPEAANNGGFRRTTDQGGDSFTSNALTLHVDAAKPPRVPSQMEKYFAPQLPQVNLQVKNAQGEVVLNMDGWSMAPHTVAGEKTYQVGASFKSPADEHYYGMGQNQMSLGPLDLRGRTIDCKHWYDAPGGETVCIPVLVSSKGYAIVWDNPSDTILNAGINGATSIASNVGERVSFFVITGDTPTDIYGAYARLTGRTPIPPKAAFGLIQSKARYDSQDEILRVAKTYRQKQYPLDIMVLDWFYWTRMGQMDINPAEFPNPDAMNQELHAMGMQSIVSIWPRYETSGRYFNELDTKGYLLKDEDGKTVDGLPFRSDRTGGLIDSTNPAARKWFWEHARDNILSHGFDYPWLDETEPDLVPDGFFYSIGSGDRYHNVFPLLHVESATQGLRAWKPNRRPLILARAAYLGSQRTGGLFWSSDISPQWEVLQRQIPTGLNMTASGIAYWGNDIGGWQYLPQTTSYTGTPLVSPAGAEDVVGQNHDYPELLVRWFEYGTFLPTLRLHGDRKHTEIWAFGPEAEAIMARYDKLRYALIPYLYSQAKATYDTGVPFMRALWMDFPHDPNVADLGTEYLLGPAFLVAPVTKPGQTEKQVYLPAGTDWYNYWTNQKLAGGQWVTVASPIDQIPLFVRAGSILPLGSDVQSTAEKQKIVALKVYPGRDGSFTVYDDDGLSLDYEKGKGGQTATLRWDDKARKLTSDGSREPFAKAPADLVQVIGN, encoded by the coding sequence ATGGATCTCAAGATGGTGGGTTCAAGGAAGAAGACGCCGTTCCTGCGGGCGGCACTGGCTGGTTTCGTCTCCGCGCTGGCCCTGACCGCTGCGGCCAAGGCCGAGCCGATCACGGTGCTGGATCGCGCCGGCGCCTGGGTCTCGGTCGAGGGCTACGGCCCCAACGTGGTGCGCGTCACCATCGCGACGGAGAAGGATGAAGCGCTGAAGGCCCCCGGCTACGGCCTGATCCCTGAGGCCGCCAACAACGGCGGTTTCCGGCGTACCACCGACCAGGGCGGCGACAGCTTCACCTCCAATGCCCTGACCCTGCACGTCGACGCCGCCAAGCCGCCGCGCGTGCCCAGCCAGATGGAAAAGTACTTCGCCCCGCAGCTGCCGCAGGTGAACCTGCAGGTGAAGAACGCTCAAGGCGAAGTCGTGCTGAACATGGACGGCTGGTCCATGGCGCCGCACACCGTGGCGGGCGAGAAGACCTACCAGGTCGGCGCCAGCTTCAAGTCCCCGGCGGATGAGCATTATTACGGCATGGGCCAGAACCAGATGTCGCTGGGCCCGCTGGATCTGCGCGGCCGCACCATCGACTGCAAGCACTGGTACGACGCGCCGGGGGGCGAGACCGTCTGCATCCCGGTGCTGGTCAGTTCCAAGGGTTATGCCATCGTCTGGGACAACCCGTCCGACACCATCCTGAACGCCGGCATCAACGGTGCCACCTCCATCGCGTCCAACGTGGGTGAGCGGGTCAGCTTCTTCGTCATCACCGGCGACACGCCGACCGACATCTATGGCGCCTATGCCCGCCTGACCGGCCGCACGCCCATCCCGCCCAAGGCCGCCTTCGGCCTGATCCAGTCCAAGGCGCGTTACGACAGCCAGGATGAGATCCTGCGGGTTGCCAAGACCTACCGGCAGAAGCAGTACCCGCTGGATATCATGGTGCTGGACTGGTTCTACTGGACCCGCATGGGCCAGATGGACATCAACCCGGCCGAATTCCCCAACCCCGATGCCATGAACCAGGAACTGCACGCCATGGGCATGCAGTCCATCGTGTCCATCTGGCCGCGGTATGAGACCTCGGGCCGCTATTTCAATGAGTTGGACACCAAGGGCTATCTGCTGAAGGACGAGGACGGCAAGACCGTGGACGGCCTGCCCTTCCGCTCCGACCGCACCGGCGGCCTGATCGATTCCACCAACCCCGCCGCCCGCAAGTGGTTCTGGGAACACGCCCGCGACAACATCCTGAGCCATGGCTTCGACTATCCCTGGCTGGATGAGACGGAACCGGACCTGGTGCCCGATGGCTTCTTCTATTCCATCGGATCCGGCGACCGGTACCACAACGTCTTCCCCCTGCTGCATGTGGAATCGGCGACGCAGGGGTTGAGGGCGTGGAAGCCCAACCGCCGGCCCCTGATCCTGGCGCGCGCCGCCTACCTGGGATCGCAGCGCACCGGCGGCCTGTTCTGGTCGTCCGACATCAGCCCGCAGTGGGAGGTGCTGCAGCGCCAGATCCCCACCGGCCTGAACATGACGGCCTCGGGCATCGCCTATTGGGGCAACGACATCGGCGGCTGGCAGTACCTGCCGCAGACCACCAGCTACACCGGCACGCCGCTGGTGAGCCCGGCCGGTGCCGAAGATGTGGTGGGCCAGAACCACGACTATCCGGAACTGCTGGTCCGCTGGTTCGAGTACGGCACCTTCCTGCCCACCCTGCGCCTGCACGGCGATCGCAAGCATACCGAGATCTGGGCCTTCGGTCCGGAGGCGGAGGCCATCATGGCCCGGTATGACAAGCTGCGGTACGCCCTGATCCCCTACCTGTATTCCCAGGCCAAGGCGACGTACGACACGGGCGTGCCCTTCATGCGGGCCTTGTGGATGGACTTCCCCCACGATCCCAACGTGGCTGACCTGGGCACGGAATACCTGCTGGGCCCGGCCTTCCTGGTGGCGCCGGTGACCAAACCGGGCCAGACGGAGAAACAGGTTTATCTGCCCGCCGGCACCGATTGGTACAATTACTGGACCAACCAGAAGCTGGCCGGCGGCCAGTGGGTCACGGTGGCCTCGCCCATCGACCAGATCCCGCTGTTCGTGCGCGCCGGTTCCATCCTGCCGCTGGGATCCGACGTGCAATCGACGGCGGAGAAGCAGAAGATCGTGGCGCTGAAGGTCTATCCCGGCCGTGACGGCAGCTTCACAGTCTATGACGATGACGGCCTGAGCCTGGATTACGAGAAGGGCAAGGGCGGTCAGACCGCCACCCTGCGCTGGGACGACAAGGCCCGTAAGCTGACGTCAGACGGCTCGCGTGAGCCCTTCGCCAAGGCGCCTGCTGACCTGGTGCAGGTCATCGGCAACTGA
- a CDS encoding SDR family oxidoreductase — MTVSSDKANPRIDGRIVLVTGANGGLGREFVRQAIERGAAKVYAAARWPESWNDDRIQPLPLDITDVAAVASAVAAAPDVDLLINNAAIAPSGDSIAGPEAELRRIFETNFFGSLRVANAFAPVLGANGGGTILNILSSAAWVSMPTAYAASKAAFWSATNALRFELEGQGTQVTGLLVGMIDTPMAAGYDVPKSSPAGVVAQAYEGVASGALEVLADDLTRDLKSRLNTPAEGFYPWMHAQLRAFFAG, encoded by the coding sequence ATGACCGTATCTTCCGACAAGGCCAATCCACGCATTGATGGCCGAATTGTCCTGGTTACCGGCGCGAATGGCGGCCTGGGCCGGGAGTTTGTCCGGCAGGCGATCGAGCGCGGGGCCGCGAAGGTCTATGCGGCGGCGCGCTGGCCCGAAAGCTGGAATGATGACCGGATACAGCCGCTGCCGCTCGATATCACCGACGTGGCAGCGGTCGCGAGCGCCGTCGCGGCGGCGCCCGACGTCGATCTGCTGATCAACAACGCGGCCATCGCGCCGTCGGGCGATTCCATCGCCGGCCCGGAAGCGGAACTGCGCCGCATCTTCGAGACCAACTTCTTCGGCTCATTGCGCGTCGCCAACGCCTTCGCCCCCGTCCTCGGCGCGAACGGGGGCGGAACCATCCTCAACATCCTGTCATCGGCCGCCTGGGTCAGCATGCCGACCGCCTATGCGGCGTCGAAAGCGGCCTTCTGGTCGGCGACCAACGCCTTGCGGTTCGAACTGGAAGGGCAGGGCACGCAGGTGACGGGCCTGCTGGTCGGCATGATCGATACGCCGATGGCGGCCGGGTACGATGTCCCCAAATCCAGCCCCGCCGGCGTGGTGGCGCAGGCTTACGAGGGCGTCGCGTCCGGGGCACTCGAGGTGTTGGCCGACGATCTCACGCGCGATCTGAAATCGCGGCTGAACACGCCGGCGGAAGGCTTCTATCCCTGGATGCACGCCCAGCTTCGCGCGTTCTTCGCCGGCTGA
- a CDS encoding MFS transporter, whose translation MAAVDWAREEPDARRSPQRRNLLGACLAHLLHDGYTDQLYALLPVWQEAFGLSYAGLALVRALYSGTMGGLQVPAGRFTGRLSPRAALALATLIAAGGYLLMALPLGFPGLCAGLVLAGIGSSVQHPRASLLVTETYGRAARGPLGIYNFAGDLGKATFPAVVALLLPVFAWRPVVGIMGLVGLVAALGLLALIPPQPAVLPKDKSYTAGGNGRGFGLLLAIGAFDTATRMGYLLFLPFLLHSKGATGATTGIGLALLFAGGALGKACCGPLGQRFGVVWTVVITEGATALFMITTLMVPLNPTLSLLPLLGIVLNGTSSVLYGTVPELAKNGEVGRAFALFYTGVIGAGGLAPIAYGAIADHSDRTIGVVAATLTAAAIIPMVLALRPFLTRPEGM comes from the coding sequence GTGGCAGCCGTCGATTGGGCGCGCGAGGAACCGGACGCCAGGCGTTCACCACAGCGGCGCAACCTGCTGGGCGCCTGCCTCGCCCACCTGCTGCATGACGGCTACACCGACCAGCTTTATGCCCTGCTGCCTGTCTGGCAGGAGGCGTTTGGCCTCTCCTATGCCGGGTTGGCGCTGGTGCGCGCGCTGTACTCCGGAACGATGGGCGGCTTGCAGGTGCCGGCGGGCCGGTTCACCGGCAGGCTCAGCCCCCGTGCCGCCCTGGCGCTGGCCACGCTGATCGCCGCTGGCGGTTATCTGCTGATGGCCCTGCCGCTTGGCTTCCCCGGCCTGTGCGCCGGGCTGGTCCTGGCGGGCATCGGGTCCAGCGTGCAGCACCCGCGCGCCTCACTGCTGGTCACGGAAACCTATGGCAGGGCGGCGCGCGGGCCCCTGGGCATCTACAATTTCGCCGGCGACCTGGGCAAGGCCACCTTCCCGGCAGTCGTCGCCCTGCTGCTGCCCGTGTTCGCCTGGCGCCCCGTGGTGGGCATCATGGGGCTGGTGGGACTGGTGGCCGCCTTGGGCCTGCTGGCCCTGATACCGCCGCAGCCCGCTGTTTTGCCCAAGGATAAGTCCTACACGGCGGGCGGCAACGGCCGGGGTTTCGGCTTGCTGCTGGCCATCGGCGCGTTCGATACCGCCACGCGCATGGGTTACCTGCTGTTCCTGCCCTTCCTGCTGCACAGCAAGGGTGCCACCGGGGCGACCACCGGCATCGGCCTGGCCCTGCTGTTCGCCGGCGGCGCCTTGGGCAAGGCCTGCTGCGGCCCGCTGGGGCAGCGCTTCGGCGTTGTCTGGACGGTGGTGATCACCGAAGGGGCGACGGCCCTGTTCATGATCACGACGTTGATGGTGCCGCTCAACCCCACCCTGTCACTGCTGCCCTTGCTGGGCATCGTCCTCAACGGCACCTCCTCCGTCCTGTACGGAACCGTGCCGGAACTGGCGAAGAATGGCGAGGTCGGGCGGGCCTTCGCCCTGTTCTACACCGGCGTCATCGGTGCCGGCGGGCTGGCCCCCATCGCCTATGGCGCCATCGCCGACCATTCCGACCGCACCATCGGCGTCGTGGCGGCCACACTGACCGCCGCCGCCATCATCCCCATGGTCTTGGCCTTGCGCCCCTTCCTGACCAGGCCGGAAGGGATGTAG